The genomic stretch GTCGATTTTGAGGTCTGCTTACgccagacttgtcaacaatcaatcagatcgacatgattgattcctatctaggttaaaggctgcctaataaagtaattgtttaacctatataggaatcaatcatgtcgatcgattgattaTTGACAAGTCTGGCTTACGCCGTGACGCCACAATGTCTGTGTCGTACTTACATTGCCGGCAGATCTTCGCAGTGGGTAGCTATGGTGTGTGTAGGATATGTAGCTCGGGCATTGTTTATGTACGCCTACGCATGTTGACCTCGGGACACTATCTTTGTAAGATTTCATGTCATAATAGGTAAAAGAGGTAGGGTGACTTCAACGCCTTGCAAGAAGTCCCACGATGTGCCCGATCATGTACTATTTTGGACGAACATGAAGACGGCCCTTTCTTTCGCCGATTTGAACTGACACCACGTCCTGTCAGCATATCGGATCTTCTCATCCCTACGAGGCCGCAACACATAGTACGTAGACTCTTCACCGGCTCTGATACTCGCCTCTATAAATACCAGTTGGATCCTTCGAAGAGCATTCCTATCTACGCATCAAGTCGCCCGTTTGATCAACGTTCAACTATATTTCCAATCTATCTTACCTACCAAAAAATGTACTTCTCAAAGGTCCTTACTACTATTGCCCTTGCGGTTAGTGTCGCAACCGTTGTCGCAGTGCCCAACGTCAATGCCAAGGCCAACGCTATAGCTGCTCAGGCAAAGCGCGAAGCTGACGTCGCCGACGATATCTTGAAGCGTGCAGGTCCCTGCTCTCAGTGCGGAGACGTTTCAAACGTGAGTTATCTTTTAAATACCTTAGTTTCACACATTGTGCCCTGATGGGATGCTGACTTGCTATTTCTAGTGCGTGACTGGCTATTGCGAGAGCAGCGGCTTTGCACCACCCTACGATAAGGGCTGTTACTGGGCCTGCAATACGCCCAAGCCCCCGGGCCTCCCTCGGAGGGCGTAGCATGCTTTAGAGTAAGTTTAAATATTGCTATTCTGTCTAAATACAGTTAGTTATACTAATAGTGTAAAAGGGAAGCAAACGTCGGAAAAGCTCGGAATATCATGTAATCGATGGTTCTTCAGTATCGCATACACCAAGGATTGCCACTGCAGTGCTCTTGAACGTAGAATATACCATAGACGTAACTACTAGAAAATTCTACCATGAAGGCATTCTACGCTATAATTACCATGGCGCGCCATACCACTTACAGGAAATCCCTAAGACAGCGTTTAGGCTCAAAATTAAGCATAAAACCTCTAGAATAGCAATATAAATACACTAGATAGATTTTAGGCTCTGAATTtagtgtcggcatacacacggtgtgtcgcctaataaggcccaatgtaccgcctcgatcctacttcggcccaactcggacccaacgctatgtataccttcgtagcccccacattcgtagaatcatcatacaccagaataccaatacacaagattaccttagctactgttattcaccgtacgatcgtacaaggccttccaacactgatcagtgattgcacggcagtcacagacagttaggttaagaagagatagattctttaccccgcgcgttccctagattgcctatatcagcaaggcggagttatctatgctaagctcactgttagctatatcaggcgtcgttcgtggctagcgaccgaccgttacagccgtatcagaagcgttccaagacgccgtctatacacgcgccaaccgaccggttgagatttgacccgtgtacaacccacgaccaccgacgcatctctagcgaacgcagctagcgcaacaagcgcacagatgtcaatgagcaagctgagcgagctcagccaattggcttgctcagccaattgagcggaggccagcagctcgctcggctcgctcggattggctgaaacagggctgtcagctcgctcggcttgatgggctcagtcccgattaggaaagttatatagaaaccttggtgttgagtttctcagctaatatcccacttatgtacaccgtatttcgcgtccatctcctcatcgctgatagcctcctttacaggcacctcaccactgccaaatccagctcttatccatcgtcgatcgcactgtattgctgctagaagttgcggagaaatgctgcgccgacggggctcgaggaggtcacccagctcgctgaataagcgctcacactcacagcttgagcctgggattgatagcatgtcgatagcaaatttgctaaggctggggtagcgatcgcggagtcctacccagtattttatagggtcgacgccctcgctagcgatcggttcgctgcgtttccaagcctcatattcatcctcctcgttctccgtaagccctgcaggctcaataaagctgttgatagcgtcgtctatatcattgtgcctgactttggggcgtaagcgcggcttcggtaagcttttgtactccgcccacaaatgttgaaacttgcggttgctgctctctagccaatcaggcttatccgcccacgctgcgtcaaggtagcttttgtagcgaggatgaaggattgtagcagcatagtaagctggcgagaggtcgagcttgttgtagtactcgcgggctttaactagggcagcgcggaggttgatagcaaggtggtcttcgggtgactctgtatgctcatcgtgaatgacgtcttcatagctttgcaagcggtcctcatagactccaagtaagtattcaaatactggaataacctcagcgattgctccaaaagcaccgcttttgccgcggccttcaagccgttttgtagcttgtttcagtggcctgagcacatcaatatactcagcaatcacctgccagtcatgggcattgatcccatcagacctcatccaatccggcgctgcaggcagcttgttgttacgacttcgggcgtacgcgtcttcagtttcaatcttctgaatatggtagttggcgtacccattaaccgctaattgcaactcaacagcgcgctcaaaacacgaaacgtaagagttccagcgagtaacaactggcttgacgggctccttgattttgtgctgttctgttggcgcgttgacaggctggtccctaatagcgagcttctgatacttctcaaaaagagcgtactgttgtggtgttttgatgtagttgataaccgcgagaagcactcctaatggtccatcgcctcgccaagtagccatgttctcagcttcgttcacgcgctcagtctcctcgttgtcgtaggactctttctcctcaccccagagtagcatctggccaatgagattaagcgtatgaggaccgcagcgaaggcgacgctcggtagcgctgaagcccatctgcaaggcgagagtgttgatcgtggtgttgttgttatgtgcgttgtcgaggacgaagtaaccgagcttgcccacagtgatttcgaactgcttgaatattgccatcacgacctcagccatggcctcgccggtgtgggcacctgtcagttgtgggagcgcaataggcaagtccctgagctcgccagagctatcaacgtagtgggcgacgatacctaagtaaccgcgcttgccaccttttgtcgtccatccgtcaaagcttatatggactttgctcattgattctgaaaggcttgcgacaacctttggtaacaggtagttgtacaggcgtataacgtatcgtgagacgctgttatgagatgcccacagggctcgttctgcctctacgctagctaattgtatcatattgcgaaaagacgatgattcgaattgtgagagtgggaggttgttttcgacgagccaggtgacggccgcaagcctaaactcttgtatattgaagttggtaagctcgttggcaacagcctgagagcagcccttctgaagggcgcgttcgaggagagtttctttccgaggagcgacggtagtgcgcttacttggaggcttcaagccatgacctttcttgtcttctccgagatgacgtgctggcgctgatggagactgcgagacgtcatgtatgccacggccaacagtagtgaacttgtgcttatagcaatagtggcagatccacgtgacttttgcgacgttgctgcgcaaggcgatgcgatagctatggctgtatacccagcttgctcggttcgaaagtgatgtgggcggcttgcagtgctttgggtagcgactccaattaaagccgtcgtatttgtcctctacccatacgaaaccctcgtcgacagcctcgctagctgctcctgaagctgcaacagtggcatgctcgctgccctcaggtggtgggatgattgtctcttcggcgcgcgactctcggagggtcgcttcaaaatttggtgcttgtggcgcggcgacgagagcttgac from Pyrenophora tritici-repentis strain M4 chromosome 1, whole genome shotgun sequence encodes the following:
- a CDS encoding Dimer-Tnp-hAT domain containing protein, yielding MPAKRTRVNALEIATTSKRPRVAARHRGTASQPVLVDTRPFSPSPPPPPLSPRQALVAAPQAPNFEATLRESRAEETIIPPPEGSEHATVAASGAASEAVDEGFVWVEDKYDGFNWSRYPKHCKPPTSLSNRASWVYSHSYRIALRSNVAKVTWICHYCYKHKFTTVGRGIHDVSQSPSAPARHLGEDKKGHGLKPPSKRTTVAPRKETLLERALQKGCSQAVANELTNFNIQEFRLAAVTWLVENNLPLSQFESSSFRNMIQLASVEAERALWASHNSVSRYVIRLYNYLLPKVVASLSESMSKVHISFDGWTTKGGKRGYLGIVAHYVDSSGELRDLPIALPQLTGAHTGEAMAEVVMAIFKQFEITVGKLGYFVLDNAHNNNTTINTLALQMGFSATERRLRCGPHTLNLIGQMLLWGEEKESYDNEETERVNEAENMATWRGDGPLGVLLAVINYIKTPQQYALFEKYQKLAIRDQPVNAPTEQHKIKEPVKPVVTRWNSYVSCFERAVELQLAVNGYANYHIQKIETEDAYARSRNNKLPAAPDWMRSDGINAHDWQVIAEYIDVLRPLKQATKRLEGRGKSGAFGAIAEVIPVFEYLLGVYEDRLQSYEDVIHDEHTESPEDHLAINLRAALVKAREYYNKLDLSPAYYAATILHPRYKSYLDAAWADKPDWLESSNRKFQHLWAEYKSLPKPRLRPKVRHNDIDDAINSFIEPAGLTENEEDEYEAWKRSEPIASEGVDPIKYWVGLRDRYPSLSKFAIDMLSIPGSSCECERLFSELGDLLEPRRRSISPQLLAAIQCDRRWIRAGFGSGEVPVKEAISDEEMDAKYGVHKWDIS